ACCGGGGCATCAGTTTGCCGACCAGTATACCCAGTATGACCTGATCGTGGAGCGGTGCATCAACCACAGCCGGGCCCTCTACAGCCTGCGCATCCTCAACGACCGGGGCATTCCCACGGTCAACACCGCCCAGGTGGCCGACATCTGCGGCAACAAGCTGCAGACCACCAGCGCCCTGACCGCGGCCGGCGTCCCCTCCCCCCGTACCCTCATCGCCTACACCTGCGAGAGCGCGCTGCAGGCCATCGAGACCCTGGGCTATCCCGTGGTGCTCAAACCCGCGGTGGGCTCCTGGGGGCGTTTGCTGAGCAAGATCAACGACCGGGAAGCGGCCGAGGCTGTCCTGGAGCACAAGGAGATCCTGGGCACCTATCATCACAGCATCTTCTACATCCAGGAGTACATCAACAAACCCATGCGGGACATCCGCGCCTTCGTGGTGGGGGACGAGACCATCTGCGCCATCTACCGCAACTCCCAGCACTGGATCACCAACACGGCCCGGGGCGGCCAGTCCAGCAATTGCCCGGTGACGCCTGAGCTCAACGACCTGTGCGTGCGTGCGGCCCGGGCTGTGGGCGGCGGCATCGTGGCCATCGACGTCCTGGAGGACCCGGACCGGGGCCTGCTGGTCAACGAAGTCAACTACACCATGGAATTTCGCAATAGCATCGCGCCCACCGGGGTGGATATCCCAGGGCGGATGGTGGACTTCTGCCTGCGGGTCGCCCGGGATGGCTGGGCCAAAGCCAACGGCTGGGACAACGGTGAGCCGGTCTATCACTCGGTCTCCCTCACCGGCGAGGATTGAGGGCCGGCAGGGCATCCACCAGGGGCGTCTGGCCGAGTGGCTCCCCTGGGACAGGAGTAAAGGGTGGGGCACCGCTTGCCCGGCCGCCTTCTGATCGCGGCGGGCAGGCTTTGCCCCTGCCTGGCCACCTTGACCCAAAAACCGGAGGGGCCAGCCTGCGCGGGCGTCCCCTTCAAGCGTTGACATCGAGAATCCAGAACAATCATGGTTGACAAACTTCGTGTATCCATCGTCGGTGGATCTGGCTATGTGGGAGGGGAGCTGTTGCGCCTGTTGCTGGACCATCCCTTCGTGACCGTGCAGCAGGTGACCAGTGAACGCAACGCCGGGCGGTATGTCCATTTCACCCATCCCAATCTGCGGGGACGCACCCGGCTGCAGTTCGTCAGTGTGGCGGAGCTGGAGCCGTGTGACCTGCTGTTTGTGGGCTTGCCCCATGGCGCGACCATGGAGCGCATTGACCACTTCGCCAGCCTGGCGGAGCGCATCATCGACCTGAGCGCAGACTTTCGCCTGCGGGATCCGGTTTTGTATGAGCGTTGGTATGGCAAACCCCACGCCAACCCGGCCTGGCTGGAGCGGTTCGTTTACGGCCTGCCCGAGCTACATCGGGAGGAGATTGCAGCGGCCCGCTACGTCAGCGGCGTGGGCTGCAACGCCACGGCCACCAACCTGGCCATCCTGCCCCTCTTCGCCCACAACCTGGTGGACCCGGCCCGGGGGGTGATCTGTGAGGTCAAGGTGGGAAGCAGCGAGGGCGGGAACAGCGCCAGCGACGCCACCCACCATCCCGAGCGGGCCGGCGTCATGCGGAGTTTCGCCCCCACCGGCCACCGCCATACCGCGGAGATTCTCCAGGCCATCCGTCGGGTGGGAGGGGAGACAACCGTCCACCTGAGTGCGACGGCCGTGGACAACGTGCGGGGGGTGCTGGCCACAGCCCACCTCTTCGCCCAGGACGGCGTGGAAGAGAAGGATCTCTGGCGGGCCTACCGTCGCAGCTATCAGAACGAGCCGTTCATCCGCCTGGTAAAGGAGAAGACCGGCATCTACCGCTATCCCGAGCCCAAGATCCTGGCCGGCAGCAACTATGCGGACGTGGGCTTCGACTACGATCCCGATACGGGGCGCATCGTGGCCCTCTGTGCCATCGACAACCTGATGAAGGGCGCGGCCGGCAGCGCGGTCCAGGCCATGAACCTGATGCTGGGCTGGGAGGAGACCACCGGGCTGACCTTCCCGGGGTTGCATCCGGTTTAAAGGGGAATGGTGTTTTTGCGGTGGGCTGCGTTGCAATGCGGTGCAGCCCATCACAAAAACGCATGATTTCCCTCTGGGGGTGAGGGGGAAGGGCTACAAGTTGCATTTCTGGCCTGGGATGCCGATAATGGGGCGGGAGGATATCGGCCATGGAGAATCCAAGCTACCGGCGGCAGGCGCCCCTGGTGGTCACCGAAAAAATGCGCCGGGAAATTGCCGGTGCGGTGGCGGAGATCGACCTGGGGCAGATGGAAATCTTTCGGCGAATGACACCAGCAGCGTAGGTCACGTTTCCATACGTGACCGTCGGTCCGGTATGGAAACCGGACCGACGAAATCATGCGCGCCATTTCGTAAGGCAATCGGTATTAGAGGCCAGCAGATTCCACCTTTCTCAGAATCTGAATCGGAGTATTGTATCCATGATTGTCATCAAAGTCGGCGGGGGCAAGGATCTCAACGTGGATGCCATTGTGGCCGATGTGGTCCAGCTCCTGGGTGAAGGGCAGGAGCTCCTTCTGGTCCATGGCGGCGCCGAGACCACCAACGAAGTGGCAGAGGCCCTGGGCCACCCGCCCCAGTTTGTTACCAGCGAGAGCGGCTTTGTCAGCCGCCGCACCGACCGCCGTACCCTGGAAATCTTCGAGATGGTCTACTGTGGCCAGCTCAACAAAATGTGGGTGGAAAAATTTCAGCGGCTGGGTGTGAACGCGGTGGGCCTCAGCGGTCTGGACGGCCGCATCTTCGAGGGCACCCGCAAAGACACCCTGCGGGTGCGCATCAACGGCCGGCGCCTGGTCCTGCGGGATGATTGGACCGGCACGGTGGAGCGGATTAACACTGGGCTGCTGCGCCTGCTGCTGGACAACGGCTACTTCCCCATCCTGACGCCGCCCGGCGCTTCTGACCAGGGCGAGGCCATCAACGTGGACGGCGACCGGGCCGCGGCCATGGTCGCGGCTGCCTTCAACGCCGAGGCGTTGGTCATCCTCTCCAATGTGCCCGGTCTGTTGCGCAACTTCCCGGACGAATCCAGCCTCATCCCCAGCATCCCCCGGGCCAGGGCCGGCGAGTTCATGCAATTTGCCGAGGGACGGATGAAGAAAAAGGTGATGGGCGCGGTGGAAGCCATCGAGGCCGGCGTCCAGAAGGTGATCTTCGCCGATGGCCGTGTCGACCGTCCCGTCAGTGCGGCTCTGGCCGGCGGCGGCACCCACATCTCATAAAATAGAGGAAAGCGTCATGGCAAATCAACAAGGACTGGTCTCCCGGGCAGAGGACTTCAACGAATGGTATAACACCCTGGTCCTGAAGGCTGACCTGGCCGACTATGGCCCGGTGCGCGGGACCATGATCATCAAACCCTACGGCTGGGCCCTGTGGGAAAACATCCAGCGGGCGCTGGACTGGCGTTTCAAGGCCACCGGCCACGAGAACGCTGCCTTCCCCATGTTCATCCCCATGAGCTTCCTGGAGAAGGAGGCCTCCCATGTGAAGGGCTTTGCGCCGGAGCTGGCTGTGGTCACCCACGGCGGCGGCGAAGAGCTGACCGAGCCCCTGGCCGTTCGCCCCACCTCCGAAACCATCATCGGCCACACCTACGCCCGCTGGATCCAGAGCTATCGGGATCTGCCCATCAAGCTGAACCTCTGGAACAGCGTCGTGCGGTGGGAGAAACGGACCAAGCTCTTCCTGCGCACCCTGGAATTTTACTGGCAGGAAGGCCACACCGCCCATGCCACCGCCGAGGAAGCCCTGGCTGAAACCCGCCAGATGCTGGACGTCTACACGGACTTCGCCCGCAATGAAGCCGCCATCCCCGTCATCCCCGGCGAGAAGTCCGAGAACGAGCGCTTCGCCGGCGCAGAGATGACCCTCACCATCGAAGCCATGATGGGCGACGGCCGCGCCCTGCAGTCGGCCACCTCCCACTTTATGGGCCAGAACTTCGCCCGGGCCTTCGAGATCCGCTACCTGGATGCCAACAACGAACTCCAGTACTGCTGGACCACCTCCTGGGGCCTGAGCACCCGCTTCATCGGCGCCATCATCATGACCCATGGCGACGACCAGGGCCTGGTGCTCCCCCCCAAGCTGGCGCCCATCCAGGTGATCGTGGTGCCCATCTTCCGCCAGGAAGAAGAGCGCACCCGGGTCCTGGAGGCTGCCCGAGCCATTCAACAGGAACTCCAGGACAACGGCTTGCGGGTCAAAGTGGACGAGCGGGACAATCTGACGCCCGGCTTCAAGTTCAATGAGTGGGAGCTCAAGGGCGTGCCCGTCCGCGTCGAGATCGGCCCCCGGGATCTCCAGAACGAGACGGTGATGTTGGCTCGCCGGGATGTGCCCGGCCGTGAGGGCAAGGAGAGCGTCTCCCGTAGCGGCCTGGTCGCCCGGGTGCAGGAGCTCCTGGCCGCCATCCACGACAATCTGCTGGAGCGGGCCACCCAATTCCGGGACAGCCACACGGTGGCTGTGTCCGACTACGGCGCGTTCAAAGAGGCCGTGGAGCAGGGCTTCGCCCGGGTCTGGTGGGCTGGTAGCAGCGAGGATGAGAAACGCATCCAGGAGGAGACCCGGGCCACCCTTCGCTGCATCCCCCTGGAGCAGCCCGGCGGGGAAGGCACCTGTTTCTACACCGGCCGGCCCGCCACCCAGATCGCGATTTTCGGCCGCTCGTACTGAGCGGTCGCCGATTCAGCCACCCCAGCCGAGAGGAGACAGAGGAGATGGAGAAGTTACCGGCCCTGGCCGACCTGGCCGCCACCGAAGAGGCCATCCTGGGGGGGACCACTGCCCGGCGGGGCGATGTGGTGATCGCCCGGGGCGAAGGCTGCTGGCTGTGGGATACCCAGGGGCGCCGCTACCTGGACCTGACCGCGGCCCAGGGGGTGGCCATGTTGGGGCACTGCCACCCCACCCTGAGCCAGGCCATCGCCGAACAGGCCCACTGCCTCATCGCCTGCCCCAACTTTTTCTACAACGACGTCCGCGCCCGCTTCGCCGCGGCTTTGCGCCAGGTACTGCCGGACCATCTGTCCCATGTCTTTCTGGCCAACAGCGGCGCGGAGAGCATCGACGGTGGCCTCAAGCTTGCCCGGCTGGCCACCGGCCGCACCGGGATCGTCGCCACCATGCGGGGCTTCCACGGCCGCACCGTGGGCGCCCTGTCCCTCACCTGGGAGCCCAAATACCGGAAGCCCTTCGAGCCCCTGCTGGATGTGACCCACGTGCCCTTCAACAACCTGGAGCGCATGGACGCCGCGGTGGATGAAAACGTGGCCGTAGTGGTGCTGGAGGTGGTGCAGGGGGAAAGCGGCGTCATCATGGGCGACGCCGCCTACCTCCGGGGGGTGGAAGAGATCTGCCGGGAGCGGGGCGCCCTGCTCATGATCGATGAGATTCAGACAGGCTTCGGACGGACCGGCCGCTGGTTTGCCCACCAACACCACGGCCTGCGCCCGGACATCATCTGCATGGCCAAGGGCATCGGCGGCGGCTTCCCCATGGGGGCCATCGCCTACACCGAAGCCGTCCACCAGGCCCTCTACCCGGGCGCCCACGGCAGCACCTTCGGCGGCAATCCCCTGGCCTGTGCCGCAGGGCTGGCTGCGTTGCGCATCTACCGGGAAGAGCAGCTGATTGAGCGCTCGGCGGCCATGGGGCAGTTGCTGCTGGAACGGCTGAACCAGGCCCTGGCCGATCGAACGGCGGTGCGGGAGATCCGGGGCCTGGGCCTCATGGTGGGCATCGAGCTGCGGGAAAAGGTGGGCCGCTACCTCAAGGCGCTCATGGAAGAGCACGGCGTCATTGCCCTGCCAGGCGGCTCCAATGTCCTGCGCCTGTTGCCGCCCCTGACCATCAGCGAAGCGGAGATCGAGGTCGGCGTGCAGGCCATCGCCGCCGTCCTGCCGGACTGACCATCCCGGGCATGAGCCCCGGGCCCTTTTCCTGCCACGACGCCGACAAGGTTGACAGAAGCCATGCACCCGTATTCTGATCCGTCCTTTGAACCCACTGCCGGCGAATCGGTGAGCCCCACACGCCAGGAAGCCGTGGCCCTGTTGCACGGCCTGGTTTCCGTTCCCTCCCTCTCCGGCCAGGAAGAAGCGGCCAGCCGCTGGCTGGTTGCCCGGATGGCGGAACTGGGCTACGACCGGAGCTACGTGGACGAGGCCGGCAATGCGGTGGGGGAGATGGGCCCGGCGGATGCCCGTCATTTGGTGGTCCTGTTGGGGCACATCGACACCGTCCCTGGGGACATCCCCGTCCGGGTGGAGGAGACGGCCGACGGGCCGGCCCTCTATGGCCGGGGCAGCGTGGACGCCAAAGGTCCCCTGGCCACCTTCACCGCGGCCGTGGCCCGGCTGGGTGCGGATTGGGTAGCCCGGCATGGCCTGCGCCTGGTGGTGGTGGGCGCGGTGGAGGAAGAGGCGGCCACCAGCAAGGGCGCCCGTTTCATCCGGGATCGTTTCGATGGCCGGGGGGAGCCCCGGCCTGTGGCCTGCATCATCGGCGAACCCAGCGGCTGGCATCGGGTCACCCTGGGCTACAAGGGGCGCATCCTCCTGGACGTGGAGGCGGCCCAGCCCATGGCCCATACGGCCGGTCCGGACGCGGGGGTGGCCACCGTGGCCGTGGATCTGTGGAATTGGGTGGCAGCCTATGCGGCCCGCTTTAACCAGAGCCGGGAGCGGGTCTTCGAGCAGCTTTCACCCAGCCTGCGTCAGATCCGGACCGAGACGGACCTCCAGATGAACGAGCGGGTCTTTGCCCAGATCGGGATCCGCCTGCCCCTGGATTTTCGTGTAGCAGAATTTTGGGACGAGCTGGTCCAGGCGGCAGCCCAGCGCCTGGGGGTGGACGAGCTGCCATCCACCGGCGACGAAGGGGCGATCGAGCTCCACGGCCCCACGGCATCCCTCCGTCTGCGGCGCTATGCCCACGAGGAAGCCTGGCGGAGCGACCGCAACAACCCCCTGGTGCGCAGCTTCCTGGCCGCCATCCGGTCTGTGGAGGCGGATGGGCGGCCGGGCTTCGTGGTCAAAAGTGGCACCAGCGACATGAACGTGGTGGGGCCGGCCTGGCGTTGCCCCATCCTGGCCTATGGACCAGGCGACAGCACCCTGGATCACACACCCCACGAGCATCTCCCCCTGGACGAATATTGGCGGGCCATCCAGGTCCTGGAACAGGCCCTGCGCAACCTGGCCGCCATGCTATCGGCCCAGGAGTGACCCCTCTTTTTTCCTTTCTCCATTTGCCCGTAACTTTTGCCTGGCTTTTCCGTCATCATCCAGTAGCAAGGGGATCGTTCGACGGCGAGCATCATTGGGTGCGCCTGGTTTGAGAGATACGGTGCAATTCGTTCCTGGAGGGAACCCCTCCATCAGGGACGCATCCAACATCAGCCAACCCGCTCGCTGAGGCAAGTTCGGTCAGGTCCCTCTACCTGGCCGTCACGACACAAATTTCGCATATTGCAATTTCTGGCCGATGCCACGCCCATAGGCGCTCAAGTGGTGTTCGTATAGGCATCGTTCGGAAAAAATAGATGATAAAATTGGGTATTGCATCCACAAATATGGAGTGTTATACTGTGGCGCAACCTGCCACAGCCCTGGAGTGGAGCACCACATCGGTGCACGGGTCCGCCATCCGATCTGGAGAGTGCGGGTGGCCGGTCCGAATGGAGAGCGCGAGCCGCCTCAGGCTATGACGTGAAGGAGGGTATTCCAGATGTTGACGATCGTTCGCAATTATGTTGGATCTCGGGCCGGCCTGCCATCCTGGCTGCAACGTTTCCTGCGGGGCTCGCCAGGTCGGCGGAAGCTGGTCAGCCTGCTGGCTGCCGTGACCCTGGTGGCCACGTCGGTGCTGGCAGGTACGGTGGCCATGACCTGGGGATCGGCCCAGGTGGATGTGTTGGCCAACGGCAGCTTTGAGCAGGGCTTCACCAGCATCCCGGGCTGTGGCGTGGTGGGGGCGCACTGGGGCTGCTTCACCAATGGCGGCCTGGCCTCCTATGGCTTCTACGACGATCAGTGGGAGCGGGTGGTCTTCGACGGCAAGCACAGCCAGCTGATCGAGATCAACACCAAGGATTTCCCGGCCGCCGATCCGGACCGGTATGCCGGCATCTATCAGACGGTGCGGGTGGTTCCCAACGGCACCTACAAGTTGAGCCTCAAAGGCATCATCCGTACTACGGAGATGGAGGGCGACCCCTGGCGCTATCGGGT
The DNA window shown above is from Litorilinea aerophila and carries:
- a CDS encoding [LysW]-lysine hydrolase, which gives rise to MHPYSDPSFEPTAGESVSPTRQEAVALLHGLVSVPSLSGQEEAASRWLVARMAELGYDRSYVDEAGNAVGEMGPADARHLVVLLGHIDTVPGDIPVRVEETADGPALYGRGSVDAKGPLATFTAAVARLGADWVARHGLRLVVVGAVEEEAATSKGARFIRDRFDGRGEPRPVACIIGEPSGWHRVTLGYKGRILLDVEAAQPMAHTAGPDAGVATVAVDLWNWVAAYAARFNQSRERVFEQLSPSLRQIRTETDLQMNERVFAQIGIRLPLDFRVAEFWDELVQAAAQRLGVDELPSTGDEGAIELHGPTASLRLRRYAHEEAWRSDRNNPLVRSFLAAIRSVEADGRPGFVVKSGTSDMNVVGPAWRCPILAYGPGDSTLDHTPHEHLPLDEYWRAIQVLEQALRNLAAMLSAQE
- the argC gene encoding N-acetyl-gamma-glutamyl-phosphate reductase — encoded protein: MVDKLRVSIVGGSGYVGGELLRLLLDHPFVTVQQVTSERNAGRYVHFTHPNLRGRTRLQFVSVAELEPCDLLFVGLPHGATMERIDHFASLAERIIDLSADFRLRDPVLYERWYGKPHANPAWLERFVYGLPELHREEIAAARYVSGVGCNATATNLAILPLFAHNLVDPARGVICEVKVGSSEGGNSASDATHHPERAGVMRSFAPTGHRHTAEILQAIRRVGGETTVHLSATAVDNVRGVLATAHLFAQDGVEEKDLWRAYRRSYQNEPFIRLVKEKTGIYRYPEPKILAGSNYADVGFDYDPDTGRIVALCAIDNLMKGAAGSAVQAMNLMLGWEETTGLTFPGLHPV
- a CDS encoding [LysW]-aminoadipate kinase, with product MIVIKVGGGKDLNVDAIVADVVQLLGEGQELLLVHGGAETTNEVAEALGHPPQFVTSESGFVSRRTDRRTLEIFEMVYCGQLNKMWVEKFQRLGVNAVGLSGLDGRIFEGTRKDTLRVRINGRRLVLRDDWTGTVERINTGLLRLLLDNGYFPILTPPGASDQGEAINVDGDRAAAMVAAAFNAEALVILSNVPGLLRNFPDESSLIPSIPRARAGEFMQFAEGRMKKKVMGAVEAIEAGVQKVIFADGRVDRPVSAALAGGGTHIS
- the lysX gene encoding lysine biosynthesis protein LysX: MKVGILYSRVRVEEKLLFEAFQKRGVEFDLLDDRELIFEITPGHQFADQYTQYDLIVERCINHSRALYSLRILNDRGIPTVNTAQVADICGNKLQTTSALTAAGVPSPRTLIAYTCESALQAIETLGYPVVLKPAVGSWGRLLSKINDREAAEAVLEHKEILGTYHHSIFYIQEYINKPMRDIRAFVVGDETICAIYRNSQHWITNTARGGQSSNCPVTPELNDLCVRAARAVGGGIVAIDVLEDPDRGLLVNEVNYTMEFRNSIAPTGVDIPGRMVDFCLRVARDGWAKANGWDNGEPVYHSVSLTGED
- the proS gene encoding proline--tRNA ligase, producing the protein MANQQGLVSRAEDFNEWYNTLVLKADLADYGPVRGTMIIKPYGWALWENIQRALDWRFKATGHENAAFPMFIPMSFLEKEASHVKGFAPELAVVTHGGGEELTEPLAVRPTSETIIGHTYARWIQSYRDLPIKLNLWNSVVRWEKRTKLFLRTLEFYWQEGHTAHATAEEALAETRQMLDVYTDFARNEAAIPVIPGEKSENERFAGAEMTLTIEAMMGDGRALQSATSHFMGQNFARAFEIRYLDANNELQYCWTTSWGLSTRFIGAIIMTHGDDQGLVLPPKLAPIQVIVVPIFRQEEERTRVLEAARAIQQELQDNGLRVKVDERDNLTPGFKFNEWELKGVPVRVEIGPRDLQNETVMLARRDVPGREGKESVSRSGLVARVQELLAAIHDNLLERATQFRDSHTVAVSDYGAFKEAVEQGFARVWWAGSSEDEKRIQEETRATLRCIPLEQPGGEGTCFYTGRPATQIAIFGRSY
- a CDS encoding aspartate aminotransferase family protein, coding for MEKLPALADLAATEEAILGGTTARRGDVVIARGEGCWLWDTQGRRYLDLTAAQGVAMLGHCHPTLSQAIAEQAHCLIACPNFFYNDVRARFAAALRQVLPDHLSHVFLANSGAESIDGGLKLARLATGRTGIVATMRGFHGRTVGALSLTWEPKYRKPFEPLLDVTHVPFNNLERMDAAVDENVAVVVLEVVQGESGVIMGDAAYLRGVEEICRERGALLMIDEIQTGFGRTGRWFAHQHHGLRPDIICMAKGIGGGFPMGAIAYTEAVHQALYPGAHGSTFGGNPLACAAGLAALRIYREEQLIERSAAMGQLLLERLNQALADRTAVREIRGLGLMVGIELREKVGRYLKALMEEHGVIALPGGSNVLRLLPPLTISEAEIEVGVQAIAAVLPD